Proteins encoded within one genomic window of Paenarthrobacter sp. JL.01a:
- the dinB gene encoding DNA polymerase IV, with translation MSQEASGGDSSAGHRPARSAGDALRELRRTSILHVDMDAFFVSVELRSRPELRGKPVIVGFPAERSVVLSASYEARATGVKSAMPMSMAMRRCPAAVVINPRHSVYYEVSGQLMEIFASITDLVEPLSVDEAFLDVGGAIRRLGSPLDIGQLIRRRVQSELGITASVGIAGSKFVAKIASTRCKPDGILQIDADDTLAYLHSLPVSALWGVGGKTGEVLARMGIRTVADVAATPLSSLKKVLGASGEHVHRLSMGIDTRPVTPTRLEKSIGAEETFSVDTADDALLHRELLRLSHRTASRLRSSGMLARTVALKLRYADFSTVSRSRTLHTPVDSAQLIYQVAVQLLESLGPRAMSVRLVGVRAEQLEPAGQTSMQLSLDRRDDNWRAAEQALDRVSQRFGSKTLLPARLLEPGKPASDH, from the coding sequence GTGAGTCAGGAAGCATCCGGCGGCGACTCCAGCGCCGGCCACAGACCAGCCCGCAGTGCTGGAGACGCCCTGCGGGAATTGCGGCGAACCAGCATCCTGCATGTGGATATGGACGCTTTCTTCGTTTCCGTGGAACTTCGGAGCAGGCCCGAATTGCGCGGCAAGCCTGTGATCGTGGGATTCCCGGCGGAGCGGTCCGTGGTTCTCTCCGCTTCCTATGAAGCCCGTGCCACCGGAGTCAAGTCCGCCATGCCCATGTCGATGGCGATGCGGCGGTGCCCCGCTGCCGTAGTCATCAATCCCCGGCACAGCGTGTACTACGAGGTCTCGGGGCAGCTCATGGAGATCTTCGCCTCCATCACGGACCTGGTGGAGCCCCTCAGCGTGGATGAAGCGTTCCTGGATGTCGGTGGGGCTATCCGCCGGTTGGGTTCGCCGTTGGACATCGGCCAGCTGATCAGGCGACGGGTCCAGTCAGAGCTGGGAATCACCGCTTCGGTAGGGATTGCCGGCAGTAAATTCGTGGCCAAGATCGCTTCCACCCGATGCAAGCCTGACGGCATCCTGCAGATCGATGCCGACGACACCCTTGCCTATCTTCACAGCCTTCCCGTCAGTGCGCTGTGGGGCGTGGGCGGCAAGACCGGTGAGGTCCTGGCACGCATGGGGATCCGGACGGTTGCCGACGTCGCTGCCACTCCTTTGTCCTCCCTGAAGAAAGTCCTTGGTGCAAGCGGCGAACACGTGCACAGGCTTTCCATGGGTATCGACACCCGTCCGGTGACACCCACGCGGCTGGAAAAGAGCATTGGCGCTGAAGAGACTTTTTCTGTTGACACAGCCGACGATGCCTTGCTGCACAGGGAACTGTTGCGGTTGTCCCACCGCACCGCCAGCCGGCTTCGGAGCTCCGGCATGCTTGCCCGGACGGTTGCCTTGAAACTGCGCTACGCCGATTTCTCCACCGTCTCCCGCAGCCGCACATTGCACACTCCCGTTGACAGCGCCCAGCTGATCTACCAGGTGGCAGTGCAACTCCTTGAGTCACTTGGCCCGCGCGCCATGAGCGTCAGGCTGGTCGGTGTCAGGGCCGAGCAACTGGAACCTGCCGGCCAGACGTCGATGCAATTGAGCCTGGACCGCCGTGATGACAACTGGCGTGCCGCGGAGCAGGCTTTGGACAGGGTTTCGCAGCGGTTTGGCTCCAAGACACTGCTTCCCGCCCGGCTCCTGGAACCGGGCAAGCCAGCCTCCGATCACTGA
- a CDS encoding DUF3040 domain-containing protein, with the protein MPLSEHEQKLLEQLEKQLHEDDPKFANTMGSDPIRSWSTRHVIIGVLGAIAGILLLLVGVSLQAIPVGVLGFIVMGAGVYFATLRGSAFGKAGKGKPAKSKPKSTFMSSLEERWDERRRDDH; encoded by the coding sequence ATGCCCCTCTCGGAGCACGAACAGAAGCTGCTTGAGCAACTTGAAAAGCAACTTCACGAGGACGATCCGAAGTTTGCCAACACCATGGGTTCGGATCCCATCCGCAGCTGGTCAACCCGGCATGTCATCATTGGCGTCCTTGGTGCGATTGCCGGCATTCTTCTCCTGCTCGTTGGCGTTTCACTGCAGGCGATTCCAGTGGGTGTCCTCGGCTTCATTGTCATGGGTGCTGGTGTGTACTTCGCAACGTTGCGTGGATCAGCTTTCGGAAAAGCCGGCAAGGGAAAACCTGCCAAGTCCAAGCCCAAGAGCACGTTCATGAGCAGCCTCGAAGAGCGCTGGGACGAACGGCGCCGCGACGACCACTGA
- the mraZ gene encoding division/cell wall cluster transcriptional repressor MraZ — protein MFLGTHSPRLDEKGRIILPAKFREELAEGLVLTRGQERCIYVFSQKEFERIHESMREAPLSSKQARDYIRVFLSGASDEVPDKQGRVTIPPALRAYAGLGRELAVIGAGTRAEIWDAEAWNEYLNEKEAAFSETDDDNLPGFI, from the coding sequence GTGTTTCTGGGCACTCACTCGCCTCGTCTGGATGAAAAGGGCCGGATCATACTTCCCGCCAAGTTCCGCGAGGAGCTGGCAGAGGGGCTGGTTCTCACAAGGGGCCAGGAGCGCTGCATCTACGTCTTCAGCCAGAAGGAATTCGAACGTATCCACGAGTCGATGCGGGAGGCGCCATTGTCCTCCAAGCAGGCACGCGACTACATCCGGGTCTTTCTGTCCGGGGCCTCGGATGAAGTACCTGACAAGCAGGGGCGCGTGACGATTCCGCCGGCGCTCCGCGCATATGCAGGCTTGGGGCGGGAACTGGCCGTGATTGGTGCCGGAACCCGGGCCGAGATCTGGGATGCCGAAGCTTGGAATGAGTACCTCAACGAGAAGGAAGCAGCCTTCTCGGAAACGGATGACGACAACCTGCCCGGGTTCATCTAA